Genomic segment of Bacteroidota bacterium:
AAATGATTATACGGGTAACTATTATTATCTGGCGGAATTACCTGTTTTTACTGATTCGGCGGGTGAATATGTGGCATATTTAAAAATGTTGCCGAAAAAATTTAGTGGAGAAAGTATTTATCCCGAATTGCTTATCGATGATGACCTGAGAACTGCGCAAAGTTTTGTGAATTTCGATTATGCAATATACAACGATCATACCCTTTCAGAAAGGGAAGGAGAATATCCTTATCCATTAATGGATATCTTTTATGTGAATAAAGAGGAGGAAGCATCCGATATTATTCAAAATGATTTTGATCATTATGTATACAAGGTAAATGAAACCAAAAAAGTAGTGGTATCGTCACCGGAACCAAGTTGGTTTGAACCCATTTCTATTTTTTCTTATTTGTTTTTTTTCAACCTGATATTTCTGGTGGTTATTTTATTATTGGAGTTGATAACACGAATAATTCAAGGAAATATTATTTTGAAAGAATGGATTAATACCTCACTACAAAACAAGATACAAACCTCAGTGATAAGTCTCATTATTTTTGCATTTATTTTAATGGGAGTGGCAACAGTGTATTATATTTCCAATCAATATAATTTCTCCCATCAGCAGCGACTGCTCAGTAAGATTGAAGCAGTGCAAACAAATATTGATTTTTTGATCAATGAGAATAAACGAAAGGAAACAAGAGGTATCACCAGTGTTCAAATGAAGAAGATCGGTAACAGAGTTTCGGAATTGTCGGAAATTCACGATATGGATATTAATATCTACCGACCCGATGGAAACCTCACTGCTTCCTCACAGCCAGATATATTTGACAAGGGACTCGTATCCAAGAAAATGAATGCACTTGCTTTTTTTAAAATGAGTTGCGATAAAGAAACTTGGTTCATACAAACAGAAAATATTGGAGACCTTGCTTTTTTATCAGCGTATGTTCCGGTTTTGGACGAGGACGGTGAGACAATGTTTTATCTGAACCTGCCCTATTTTGCCACTGAATTAAATCTCCGTACAGAGATTTCATCCTTCATGGTAACGCTTGTGAATGTATATGTTTTATTATTGATAGTTGCCGGTATAATTGCATTTGTTGTTTCAAAATCTATCACCCGACCATTAGCAAATATTGCTGGTAAATTTAAAGGGATCAAATTAGGAACCTTAAACGAACCTATTCACTGGACCCACGATGATGAAATTGGTTTATTGGTTGGAGAATATAATAAAATGTTACAGGAACTCGAAAACAGTGCAAACTTGCTTGCGAAATCAGAGCGAGAAAGTGCATGGCGTGATATGGCTAAACAGGTTGCACATGAAATTAAAAATCCGCTCACTCCAATGCGACTTAGTATTCAACATTTACAACGGGCCATACAATCGAATGCTCCAAATGTTAAAGAACTTACACGCAAGGTGACAGAAACAATTTTGGAACAAATTGATAATCTTTCGAATATTGCTTCTGAATTTTCAAACTTTGCTGTAATGCCTAAAGCAGTGAATGAAGTTTTATGTTTAAATGATGTTCTTGAAAATGCAACTGCTTTATTTATTGAGAACGACGAGGCTGAAATTAAACTGGAACTACCTGCAGAAAAAATTGAAATATTTGCTGATAAGAACCAGTTATTAAGGGTTTTTAATAATGTGATCAAAAATGCAATTCAGTCTATACCTGATGACAGAGTGGGTTTAATAGAAATTGATCTTAAGATGTTGGATTCCCGGGCTTTGATTCGCATTAAGGATAATGGCACGGGAATTTCGGAAGAGGAAAAGGATAAAGTTTTTGTTCCGAACTTTACCACAAAAAGTTCAGGAATGGGAATAGGTTTGGCCATGTGTAAAAATATAGTGGAAGGTGCAGGTGGATATATATGGTTTGAATCAACGTTAGATATTGGTACAACATTTTTTATTGAATTTCCAACGGATAATAAAAAGGGATGAAAAGAATAAATTCAGAAAAATTATTTGAAGAGGCAAAGGAATATTTTCCTGGTGGAGTGAGTTCACCGGTTCGGGCGTTTAAAACTGTTTTCGGGGCTCCTCTTTTTGTTAAAAAAGGTAAAGGAAGCAGAATCTGGGATGAGGATGACAATGAGTTCATCGATTTTTGTTGTTCTTGGGGACCGTTAATTCTTGGACACGCTGATGACCGCGTTTTGAAATCGGTGAGTAGTGCGCTGATAAATGGAACATCATTCGGTACACCCACAAAGTTTGAAAATATTCTCGGAAAATTAATTCTTGATAATCATAAATATGTTGAAAAATTGCGATTTGTATCTTCGGGTACAGAGGCAGTGATGAGCGCAATTCGACTTGCAAGAGGATATACAGGTAAAAATAAGATCATAAAATTTGAGGGTTGTTATCATGGCCACAGTGATTCATTATTAGTAAAGGCAGGATCAGGATTAATTACCCTTGGAGAAACTTCCTCAGCCGGTGTTCCTGCCGCTTTGGCAAACGAAACTATAGTTGTGGAATTAGATAATGAAGAAGCAGTTAAAGAAGCAATACAAAAATACTCAGGAGAAATTGCTTGTATCATTATAGAACCGGTTCCTGCAAATAATGGGTTGTTATTGCAACGAAAAGAATATCTGCAATTTCTGCGTGACATCTGTACTCAAAATAATATATTACTCATTTTTGATGAGGTGATCTCAGGTTTTAGAATTGGATTTGAAGGAGCATCGGGATTTTATGATGTTAGTCCTGATATTATCACTTTCGGTAAAATTATTGGCGGCGGATTACCTGTCGGTGCCTATGGAGCAAGTAAAGAGATCATGAAAATGATATCTCCGGATGGACCAGTTTATCAGGCAGGTACCTTATCAGGAAACCCCCTTTCAATTTCTGCAGGAATTGCACAACTAAAAGCTTGTCTTGAACCCGAATTTTATAGTGAACTTGCGAATAAAACTAAAAATCTCGCAGACAAAATAAATAAATTCACATTTGAAAATAAGATCCCTGTTAATATTTTATATATAGGCTCCATTTTTTGGATTTCATTTTCAGAAAATTGTGCGATCAGAAGTGCATCGCAAATAGATGCAGATATGGTAAATAAATTTAAATATTTGCATATTGAACTGCTGCAACGAGGCATCTATATTGGCCCCTCAGGTTATGAGGTATGTTTTATTTCGCAAGCACATTCTGAGGAAGATATTTTATATGCCTCTGAAATAATATGTGATGTGTTAACCTTGATCTTTGATAAAAATTATACTTTGAATAATGGTTAATATCCCAAAATCAAGATATTTTTTATTTTTTCACGTGGTGTTTGTTTACATCATTGCTTCCTTTATTTGGTGGTCTTATTTATTGCATAAAAATAACTACCAGAATTACAACGAAATTATAAAAAGAGAGGAGACCATTTATTTACAAAGTGGGAGAAATATTACAGATTTTTATTCAACTGCAATTTATATCCGTTTGCATAAAGATTTCAAACGAACCGAGTTAATGTTATATGGAGAAGGAGTGGTATTTATCGGACTTATTACATTAGGTTTTTGGCGTATGCGAAAAACATTTAGAGAAGAAGTTGCTCTCACCCGTCAGCAAAATAATTTTTTATTGTCCATTACACATGAATTGAAATCTCCACTTGCTTCTCTTAAACTATCGATGCAAACCATCCAAAAAAGACAATTAGATGCCGAACAGGTAAAAACCATGGCGGATATGTCGCTCGACGATATTGAAAGATTGGAATCTCTGGTGGAAAATATATTGCTTGCGTCGAAAATTGAAAGTGCAAATTTCCGATTAAATAAAGAGTTGATCGACCTTTCCTCTATTACAAAAAATATTTTTGATCGTATCCGGATAAAATTTAAGGGTCAAAGAAACTTTAGAAGCCAGATAGAGGATAATGTGTATTTTTATGGTGACAGATTTTCTTTTTCCTCAGTTATATATAACCTTATTGAAAATGCCATTAAATATTCGGGTAAAGGAGCAGAAATATCTGTTGAATTAAGGGGGGATGATAAAAATATTTATTTAAGAATTACAGACACAGGCATTGGAATTCCTGAAATGGAGAAGGGCAAAATTTTCGGAAGATTTTACCGCATTGGAACGGAAGAAACCAGAAAAACCAAAGGAACCGGATTAGGTCTTTTTATTGTGAATCAGGTGGTAATGATGCATTCGGGCAAGATAGAAGTGAAAAATAATGATCCTGTCGGGAGTATCTTTGAGATTACGATCCCTGTTGGAACAGCTGCCTAAAAACGACAAAATGATGACACTAAAATAAAACCAAATTGAATGTGCAGCGTATAATCAGACCAACTGCACAAAAAAACCGCGACTATGAACTACAGAATTTTAATTGTTGAGGATGAAGACCACATCCGTGAAAATCTTAAATTAAACTTAGAATTGGAAGGTTATGAAGTGATTGCCGTACCTGATGGAGCAAAAGCTTTGAAGGCATTCCGCGAGCAACGTTTTGATCTTGTTATTCTTGATGTTATGTTACCCGAAATGGACGGATTTGATGTTTGTGAACAGATGCGTTTGGAAGACAGAGAAACACCCATTTTGTTTTTAACAGCCAAAGATGCAAGCGTTGATAAAATTAAAGGATTAAAAACAGGTGGTGATGACTATATGACCAAACCTTTTAATCTGGAAGAATTATTATTAAGAATTATAAATTTATTAAAACGCAGTTCAAAAAATCCTGCGGAAGATAAATTCCACGAATATAGTTTTGGTGGAAATACTATTAATTTTGTTACCTATGATGCTATAGGAAGAAATGGTGTGGTAAAACTCACCAACAAAGAATTAAAATTATTAAAACTTCTTATCGATAGAAAGAACGAAGTTGTTTCACGAACACTCATATTACAAACTGTCTGGGGATATGATGTTTACCCTTCAACCAGAACCATCGATAATTTTATTCTCGCTTTCAGAAAGTATTTTGAAGCAGATCCTAAAAACCCTGTATTTTTTCACGCAATAAGAGGAGTGGGATATAAATTTTCGGATAAGTGATCTTCCCTTTTTGTTGAATAATTAATTCCACAAAACTAATCTATAAGCTATTGGATTGGAATTATGCTGCAGTGAATTATATTTGTGTAAAATTAGGAATCACAATACTACTTCATGCATACACCGTTACGCACATTTACTTTTACCCTGGTTTTATCATTCATAGGTTTTCGGATGAATTCTCAGGTAGTAATTAACGAGGGAACAAACAAAAATGGAACTCTTATTTACGATGAGGATGGGGATAACCCCTCCTGGATCGAACTATATAACTATGGTGCTGCCGCTGTCTCCTTATATAATTACGGTGTTTCAGATGATAGCTCCAACCTGTTTAAATGGCAGATGCCCAATATATTTTTGGAGTCAGGGCAATTTCTTATCCTATTCACTTCCGGTAAAGACCGCAAACCCGATAATACCATTCATCACTGGGAGCAACCGGTAAATGATGCGGCAATTTGGAAATATCTCGTGCCTGATGATGATACTCCCTCAGATTGGATCATGCCAGGTTTCGATGATTCGGCCTGGGGTAATAGTTTGGTAAGTGTTGGATACGGAGATGATGATGATAATACTATTTTACCCGATGGAACTTTGAGTATTTATTTAAGGCACGAATTTATTATAACGGATACATCCGATATTGCAAATGCAATGTTGAGTATTGATTATGATGATGGATTTATTGCTTATTTAAACGGTAACGTTATTGCATTAAATGGATTCGCAGAAGGTTCGCCTGAATATGATGAATTATCCGGTATTGATCATGAAGCTGCAATGTATTTTGGCGGCGCACCTGAAAATTTTATTTTCGATGAAACTTTATTTAAATCGTGGTTGGTTGAAGGAACAAATGTTTTTGCTGTGGAAGTGCACAATGTTACAGAAGGTTCGAGTGATCTAACAGCAAGGCCGTTTTTATCTATTGGAATTAAAACAGAAGAAATAATCTGGACTGATATACTTCCTGCATGGTTTCCAATTTTTGCAGTCTCGCAAAATTTGCATACTAATTTTAAAATAAATCCGGAAGGAGAATCTGTTTACCTTACAAATGCATTTGGAATAACCGAAGATACCCTTTTTATTTCTGTTGAAGAAGCCGATCATACAGTTGGATGTATTTCTGATGCTTCTCCAATTACTGCAATATTTACAACACCTACACCCGGATATAGTAATAGTGGTATGTATTATACAGGTTATGCAGAAGGTATTGCAAGTTTTAATTTAGATGCCGGATTTTATTCCGGAGAACAAATAATTGAAATAATTACTCCACCGGGTGGCGAATTACATTACACCTTAAACGGAGAACTTCCAACTTTAGCTGATCCAATTTACACTGATCCAATCTCCGTTGTAAATACCACTGTAATCAAAGCAAGAAATTTTGATCCATCCGGAATATTATTACCTGGTAAAACTGCAACTAATACTTTTTTTATTGATGAAAGTATTTCCGTTCCTGTAGTTTCTATCACAACCAATAATAATAATTTGTATGGTGATCAGGGAATTTTTGACAACTGGTGGACAGATTGGAAAAAGGCAAGTTATATTGAATATTTCGACTCATTGCAATACAATGCATTCGAACAAAATATTGCAATAAAAGTGGATGGAGGAGCGGGAGGAAGCCGATCGTTACCTCAACACAGCATGCGTATCGAATTGGATAATGCAGCTTATGGTGATGGTACATTAAATTATCCGCTCGTAAAAAGAAGATGGGCCGTTGATGAATACGAAACTTTTTATTTGCGAAACGGAAGTAATATGAGTAATGTGCTTCCGTATAAAGATGCATTTATGGTTCGCACCACAGAAGGTACTTATAACGAACACATGGCATACGAACCCATAGTTGTTTTTCTAAATGGCGAGTATTTTGGTTATTATGAACTGCGCACAAAACTGGATGAAGGTCATTTTGATCACGCTCTGGGAATTGAAAAAGACAGTCTCGATCTTCTCACTTTAAGTTACTGGTACGGTTTAATACTTCGTACCCTGAGTGGTTCTGATACCGACTTTATACAAATGCGTGATTATCTGGGAAATTATCCAACACCTGAAGATCCCGATTTTTATTTAATTGCTGATTCCATTCTCGATCTAAAAAATTTTACTGATTATATCGCTGCAGAAACTTGGATGGCTAATTACGATTGGCCCTATAATAATATTAAAGCCTGGCGCGACAGAGGTGGAGAAAATAAATGGAAGTATGCATTAATTGATGTGGAACTTGGTCTCGGGATCGGGTCATGGTCAGATGCAACTGCAGACCTTATCAGCGGATTATTCGGCAGCCAAATTTATATTGAACCACTTGCTAAATTATTACAGAATCCAATTTACCACGATTATTTTGTTAATAGATATGCCGATCTTATGAACTCCACTTTTTTACCGGAGAGAACGCTTAGCATGGAAGATAGTATGTATTTGGAACTAATGCCTGAATTACCCCGTCAATTGCTGCTTTGGGGTTATGGGCCACTGGGCGAACAATTGTCCACTTTTACTGATTATCGGAGTGCATTGCGAAACGATTTTGAAGTTCGTTCCGGATATGTTCGCAATCAAATAAATTCCGCTTTTTCTCTAAATGGAAAAGTAGATATCACTTTAGAATGTTCCCCACCGAGTGCGGGCAGAATAAAAATAAGTACACTTACAATTTTTGATATGCCCTGGAGTGGAATTTATTTTGATGGTGTTCCCGTTCAAATTACAGCCGAACCAAATACCGGGTATACATTTTCACATTGGGGAAATAGTCCTTTTATCACAGACACATTATTATCTACCTTTTTATCAAATATCTCAAGCGATGAAATATTTACAGCATATTTTGACGGAGCTCCTGCACCGGAAGAAATAGTTGTAAGTGAAATTAATTATAATGCGGAAGAAACAGTTAATGCAGGCAATTGGATAGAACTTTGGAACCACGGAATTGCAGATGTAAATATTTCCGGTTGGAAAATAAAGGATGCAGATCCGTTACATATTTATGTAATTCCGGAAGGCACCATTTTAAGTGCTGATGAACGCATTGTGGTTGCTGTTGACACAATACTTTTTCAAGACCAGCATCCTGAAATTATTAATTGGATAGGACCTCTGGGTTTCGGTTTGGATAATTCCTCAGAAACAATTCAGTTATTTGATATTCAAAATAATATTAAATTGAATTTTTCATTCCTCGATGATGCTCCGTGGCCGGGTGGTGCTGATGGTCAGGGAAGAACCATGGAGTTATCAAGTCCCCTTATAGACCTCAACAACCCTGATAATTGGTTTGATGGTTGCATTGGCGGTTCTCCGGGATTACCCTATTCTCCTTGTGATGAAGCAATTATTTTTAGTGAAATAAATTATAATTCAGGTGGCGATTTTGATAGTGACGATTGGGTGGAATTACGAAACATCAGTGATGCGTCTGTGGACATTAGCGGTTGGAAATTTATGGATGATTCCGTAGGTGTTACGCATGAATTTTTAATTCCGGATGGAAATATATTAAACCCTTCACAAAATTTGGTGTTAGCACAAACTGAAACTAAATTTATAGCAGCCCAGCCATTTGTAACTAATTACAACGCAAGTTTCAATTTTAATTTAGGTAATAATGGTGAATGGATAAGAATGTACGATGAAAATGGAATTCTATCATTATCCGTAAATTATCAGGACCTCGCACCCTGGCCACTGGCCGCTGATGGAGGGGATTATACTTTAGAATTGGTAGACTCCATGGGATTAATGAACAGTGGTTATAACTGGACAACAATTTGTCCGGGAGGTTCTCCGGGTTTTTATGCTCTTGAACCATGTTTGGATACAACAAATAATGTTGTTGATGAAAATTTATTGGCAATTTCCCTTTACCCAAATCCGGCGGAAAATTTTATCAATGTGTATTTAAGTGTTCCTGCAACTCAATGGGTAAACATTGCACTTACCGATATTAATGGATCCCAAACACGAAATTTATTTGACGGCGAACTTTCCGTAGGCATTAATAATATATTTGTCGACCTTGCAGAATATCCATCGGGTATTTACTTCCTGAAAATTCGAAATTCGGAAGTATTTGCTGTGCAAAAATTTATAAAGGAATAAGTTAAACCGGTAAACCACAGTTTTTTTTATACTAAAATGAAGTACCCTTATACTTAACACTTTACCTTTGTATCTAATTACTTTTTTACATGCAACAATTAACAGGAATTTTATTGGTAAATCTCGGAACGCCCGATTCTCCTTCGGTTCCGGATGTGAGAAAATATTTAAAAGAATTTTTATTAGATGAACGTGTAATAGATATTCCGGCTCCTCAACGCAATTTGTTGGTTCGTGGAATAATAGCTCCATTCAGGGCACCTAAAAGTGCTAAATTATATGAGCAGATCTGGAATGAGAATGGATCTCCGCTTTTATCATTCAGCAAACTGCTCAAAACAAAATTGCAGAATAAATTGGGCGAAAATTATTTAGTGGAATTAGCTATGAGATATCAAAGTCCCTCCATTAAAAATGGCCTTGATATTTTAAAAAAGGCCAATTGCAATAAAATAATTGTAGTTCCTCTTTTTCCTCAATATTCTTCAGCAGCCAATGGTTCGGTGGTGGAAAAGGTTATGGATATTATTAAAAGTGACCCCGTATTTCCTGAATTGCGTTTTACCGGAAGTTTTCATCAACAACCTTTGTTTATTAAGGCATTTTCTGAGAACGGAAGTAAATACAACCCTCAAGAATACGATCATATTATCTTCAGTTTTCACGGTCTGCCCGAAAGGCAGATCACAAAATCATTACCACATTTTAATTGTCTTTCTGAAACTTGTTGTGATAATTTAACACTGCAAAATCATTTATGTTATCGCGCACAATGTTTTGAAACAGCAAGGGCCATTTCAACATCCTTAAATATTGCTAAAGAAAAGTATACCGTTTGTTTTCAATCGCGTCTTGGAAAAACTCCATGGATAAAACCTTATTCTGATGAAGTGATCAAACAACTTGCAGCAAAAGGCATAAAAAAAATATTAGCATTCAGCCCTGCATTTGTGGCTGATTGTCTGGAAACAATTTATGAAATAGGTGTTGAATACGACACGATCTTTAAAGAACACGGCGGTGAAAAAATTCAATTGGTGGAAAGTTTGAACGATAACGATCTGTTTGTTGATTGTCTTGTGGAAATGATCAAATAATACTTCTATCAGAACATTTCAATTCCGCCACCATCGTAGTTTTCCTCCATTCTACCACCTCTTCGTTTATTATCTTGCTGCCCGAACTTATAGGTAAGTTTTAAAGTGCCGATCTGAGATTGACGTTTCCTGGAGTATTCTGAATAAAAGTTAATTCCTTCACTATATCCTTCCCAAATTCTTGTATTAAATACATCGCTCATGCTTAAATTAACACTGAGTTTATTTTGAAAAAAATCAGACTTTAAACCGGCATCAACATAATACACAGGTTCTGATTCGCCTTGAGCAAAGGTCCATGGAGTATTATAACTAAAAGTAACCTGAAAGGCTGTTTGTTTTAATACCTGAAAGAAAGACATCACTCTGATATTATAAGTAAATTGTGAATTATTTAATCCCGCTTCCAGATTTTCCGCATTTACCAATGTTTGATTAAAATTCACACTGGAGGTAACATTCCACCATTTATAAAATTCATTTTTTCCAACTAATTCCACTCCGTATTTTTCTTCATTATTATAATTCTGGAATGTCATAATGGAAACACCATCTGTATCCACAACAGAATACGGTGAAATTTCATTTAATGTTTGGTTGTAATAAACCGAAGCAGAAAGAGAGTGTTTTTTGAAATCTTTAGTAAATGCTATCTCATAAGAATTTTCATATTCGGGCTCTAAAAATGGATTACCAACTCTGAAGCTGTATGGGTCAGAATAATCAGGGAAAGGGTTTAAAAACCAAGAATTAGGTCTATCTATCCTTCTGCTATAACTTGCTCCAATTTCTGTTGCTTCATCAAATTTGTAGGCAACGTGTACACTTGGAAATAACCCGAAATAATCTTTATTATAAACTTGATCTGTAGTTACAAGTTCCGAATTTGTATAAGTTTGTTCTGCTCTTAATCCTAATTGATAACCAAATTTTTTATAGCTTGAATTCCAGATTAGATATGCAGCTACAACATCTTCATTATAAATAAATTGGTTATTTAAGGAATCATCCACATCCCAATCATTAATAATATCATCAAATGACTCTGAATAAAGTGTATTGTCTTTTACCTCTTTAGTATATTTAATTCCTGTTTCAAGTTGATTGCCATTTTTGAACGGATGCACATAATCAGTACCAATACTTGCATCCGTATTTAACGAAGGTCTGGATATAAATTGTAAAAGTGGATCACCTATTAAAATATTATCAGCATCGAAAAATTGTTCATCGTAATTACTTGCATCATTTCCATCACCTTTAGAATAAAATGCATCAGCTGTTAGTAAATGTTTTGGACTGCTGAAAGTTTTTCTGAGAGTTAGGCCAACATTATAGTTAGTGCCTTCATTTGCACCTAAGGTATTGCGATAACTTGTGGAGGTTAATACGCTGTCATTATCCAAAAAAGAATAATCCACGTTGTCAGTTCGGTCCGATTTATTTGTATGAAACGAGCCTGAAATACCTACTGTGGTTTTATCATTAATATAATAATCCAATCCCGTTCGTGCCATATGCATTTGCGATTTTGAATTGGAGTTACTTATCGAATTTAAATAAAATGTAGTATCAGCATCAAATGTTTTCCGAAACATAGAACCAGATCCATCGCGGTTATCGTTCACATAACTATAATTGGAATAAAAGTTGAATTTTTGATTTCGGAAATTTAAAGATACACCGCCTTCATATTTTGGTGTGGTGGATACACCCGCAGTAACATTGCCGTTTAATCCCCCTTTTTTATTTTTCTTTAAAACAATATTAATTATACCTGAATTTCCCTCTGCCTCATAACGCGCTGATGGATTTGTAACCACTTCAATACTTTCGATAGAACTCGCAGGAATTTGTTCCAAAATAGCATTCATATTGCTCCCGACAATTCCGGATGGTTTTCCATCTATAAAAATAATTACGCCTTCATTTCCCCTCAAACTAATATTTCCATCAATATCAATTACTACAGAAGGAATTGTTTGCAAAGCATCAGATGCTGAACCGGCTGAGGCAACAATATCTTTTTCAATATTATATACTTTTTTATCGATGCTGTTTTGAAAATACGATTTTTCCGCAGTGATATTCACTCCTTCCAAAGCCATGGCATTTTGACTGAGAAACATTTTACCTGCAAAAACAACCGGAGCCCCTGCTTTTATTTCAATATTTTTATTTGCCTCTGTATATCCGATAAATCGATAATGAAGCATATAATTTCCCGGATTTGCAACAGTGATGGTAAACTTTCCCTCGGCATCGGTAATTCCTCCGCTAATAATTGCAGAATCAGTTTGCAGTGTAAGTGTTACAGCGGCAAATTCAATAGGTTTTGTAGTGGACGAATCAATTACTGATCCGGTGACCATAAATCCTGAAACTTGAGCTGATGCTAATTGTATTGATAAAAATAATATAAATCCGCAAACTAAATATTTCATCCCTTTTTATTAATAATTTTTACAAAAATACGGCTTTTACACTGCAACAATTTCTCCACATTTAGCCCCATAAGTTGATATTAACAAACTATAACACAATAAGTTTGATTCCCTTCGGTAGGATATAAATAGCACCAAATATTCATTTATCATGGAATATCTAAGCAAGGTTTAGTATTTTTCGCCCTCAAACCGGTAAAAAAGAATAAAGTTGTGGAGAAAAAGATCGAAAGACTGCAAAAAAAGAAGGCAGAAGCCCTGTTAGGTGGTGGATCTGTGCGTATTGACCAGCAGCATAAAAAGGGAAAACTCACCGCACGTGAAAGGGTGCAGTTGT
This window contains:
- the hemL gene encoding glutamate-1-semialdehyde 2,1-aminomutase is translated as MKRINSEKLFEEAKEYFPGGVSSPVRAFKTVFGAPLFVKKGKGSRIWDEDDNEFIDFCCSWGPLILGHADDRVLKSVSSALINGTSFGTPTKFENILGKLILDNHKYVEKLRFVSSGTEAVMSAIRLARGYTGKNKIIKFEGCYHGHSDSLLVKAGSGLITLGETSSAGVPAALANETIVVELDNEEAVKEAIQKYSGEIACIIIEPVPANNGLLLQRKEYLQFLRDICTQNNILLIFDEVISGFRIGFEGASGFYDVSPDIITFGKIIGGGLPVGAYGASKEIMKMISPDGPVYQAGTLSGNPLSISAGIAQLKACLEPEFYSELANKTKNLADKINKFTFENKIPVNILYIGSIFWISFSENCAIRSASQIDADMVNKFKYLHIELLQRGIYIGPSGYEVCFISQAHSEEDILYASEIICDVLTLIFDKNYTLNNG
- a CDS encoding HAMP domain-containing histidine kinase, translating into MVNIPKSRYFLFFHVVFVYIIASFIWWSYLLHKNNYQNYNEIIKREETIYLQSGRNITDFYSTAIYIRLHKDFKRTELMLYGEGVVFIGLITLGFWRMRKTFREEVALTRQQNNFLLSITHELKSPLASLKLSMQTIQKRQLDAEQVKTMADMSLDDIERLESLVENILLASKIESANFRLNKELIDLSSITKNIFDRIRIKFKGQRNFRSQIEDNVYFYGDRFSFSSVIYNLIENAIKYSGKGAEISVELRGDDKNIYLRITDTGIGIPEMEKGKIFGRFYRIGTEETRKTKGTGLGLFIVNQVVMMHSGKIEVKNNDPVGSIFEITIPVGTAA
- a CDS encoding response regulator transcription factor yields the protein MNYRILIVEDEDHIRENLKLNLELEGYEVIAVPDGAKALKAFREQRFDLVILDVMLPEMDGFDVCEQMRLEDRETPILFLTAKDASVDKIKGLKTGGDDYMTKPFNLEELLLRIINLLKRSSKNPAEDKFHEYSFGGNTINFVTYDAIGRNGVVKLTNKELKLLKLLIDRKNEVVSRTLILQTVWGYDVYPSTRTIDNFILAFRKYFEADPKNPVFFHAIRGVGYKFSDK
- a CDS encoding lamin tail domain-containing protein, which gives rise to MHTPLRTFTFTLVLSFIGFRMNSQVVINEGTNKNGTLIYDEDGDNPSWIELYNYGAAAVSLYNYGVSDDSSNLFKWQMPNIFLESGQFLILFTSGKDRKPDNTIHHWEQPVNDAAIWKYLVPDDDTPSDWIMPGFDDSAWGNSLVSVGYGDDDDNTILPDGTLSIYLRHEFIITDTSDIANAMLSIDYDDGFIAYLNGNVIALNGFAEGSPEYDELSGIDHEAAMYFGGAPENFIFDETLFKSWLVEGTNVFAVEVHNVTEGSSDLTARPFLSIGIKTEEIIWTDILPAWFPIFAVSQNLHTNFKINPEGESVYLTNAFGITEDTLFISVEEADHTVGCISDASPITAIFTTPTPGYSNSGMYYTGYAEGIASFNLDAGFYSGEQIIEIITPPGGELHYTLNGELPTLADPIYTDPISVVNTTVIKARNFDPSGILLPGKTATNTFFIDESISVPVVSITTNNNNLYGDQGIFDNWWTDWKKASYIEYFDSLQYNAFEQNIAIKVDGGAGGSRSLPQHSMRIELDNAAYGDGTLNYPLVKRRWAVDEYETFYLRNGSNMSNVLPYKDAFMVRTTEGTYNEHMAYEPIVVFLNGEYFGYYELRTKLDEGHFDHALGIEKDSLDLLTLSYWYGLILRTLSGSDTDFIQMRDYLGNYPTPEDPDFYLIADSILDLKNFTDYIAAETWMANYDWPYNNIKAWRDRGGENKWKYALIDVELGLGIGSWSDATADLISGLFGSQIYIEPLAKLLQNPIYHDYFVNRYADLMNSTFLPERTLSMEDSMYLELMPELPRQLLLWGYGPLGEQLSTFTDYRSALRNDFEVRSGYVRNQINSAFSLNGKVDITLECSPPSAGRIKISTLTIFDMPWSGIYFDGVPVQITAEPNTGYTFSHWGNSPFITDTLLSTFLSNISSDEIFTAYFDGAPAPEEIVVSEINYNAEETVNAGNWIELWNHGIADVNISGWKIKDADPLHIYVIPEGTILSADERIVVAVDTILFQDQHPEIINWIGPLGFGLDNSSETIQLFDIQNNIKLNFSFLDDAPWPGGADGQGRTMELSSPLIDLNNPDNWFDGCIGGSPGLPYSPCDEAIIFSEINYNSGGDFDSDDWVELRNISDASVDISGWKFMDDSVGVTHEFLIPDGNILNPSQNLVLAQTETKFIAAQPFVTNYNASFNFNLGNNGEWIRMYDENGILSLSVNYQDLAPWPLAADGGDYTLELVDSMGLMNSGYNWTTICPGGSPGFYALEPCLDTTNNVVDENLLAISLYPNPAENFINVYLSVPATQWVNIALTDINGSQTRNLFDGELSVGINNIFVDLAEYPSGIYFLKIRNSEVFAVQKFIKE
- the hemH gene encoding ferrochelatase; translation: MQQLTGILLVNLGTPDSPSVPDVRKYLKEFLLDERVIDIPAPQRNLLVRGIIAPFRAPKSAKLYEQIWNENGSPLLSFSKLLKTKLQNKLGENYLVELAMRYQSPSIKNGLDILKKANCNKIIVVPLFPQYSSAANGSVVEKVMDIIKSDPVFPELRFTGSFHQQPLFIKAFSENGSKYNPQEYDHIIFSFHGLPERQITKSLPHFNCLSETCCDNLTLQNHLCYRAQCFETARAISTSLNIAKEKYTVCFQSRLGKTPWIKPYSDEVIKQLAAKGIKKILAFSPAFVADCLETIYEIGVEYDTIFKEHGGEKIQLVESLNDNDLFVDCLVEMIK